The Methanocella arvoryzae MRE50 DNA window ACCAGTCTTTTCACGCTTTACCACCTTCCTGAACTGCCTTCGTCTCGCTCGTTTCCGAGGCCTGAATGAGCAAGCCTGTCAGCTTATCTATCGCCCGGGCGGCGCAAGAGTCCCGGAGGGTCAGCGTGGAGCTGCCCAGTATGCCTGCCTGGACGACTGCACTGTCGTAGGGCACGATCCCCAGCAGCGGGAGTTCCTCCTCCCGGGCAAAGGCCCTGATGATCTCGTGCTGGGCACCGTTTTCGACGCGATTTCCCACCAGCCGGACTTTTGGGATACCCGTCTCCCGGGCCAGCCTGGCGATGGCCCTGGCGGTGAGCAGTGATTTTTGGTTCACGTCGCTGACCACCAGCATGCAATCGACGCTTTCTGCGGTTTTCCGGCCCAGGTGCTCGACTCCCGCTTCCAGGTCCAGGACCACCGCCTCGTCTCGCTCCACTACGAGATGGCGGAGCAGGGCCTGGAGCAGGCTGTTGGCAGGACAGGCGCATCCTGATCCGGCGGCCTTCACAGTGCCCATGACCAGCAGGTGCACGCCAGCCGGAGTCCTGACCGAGAAATCCCGGACCACGTCGTCCACGGTGAAGTTCAGGTTGTAGACTCCCGCATAGTCTGTACCGGTTTTGCTCCGGATCAGCTCCTCGTTCTCCAGAACTGGCCTGATCTCTGCCGCTTCCCACCGGGTAAGGCCCAGTGATAGCGCGAGGTTGGGTGCTTCGTCGGCATCGATGGCCAGCGTGGTATAGCCTGCCCGGGCCAGAGCCCAGGCGATACTGCTGGCGAGGACTGTTTTTCCGACTCCGCCTTTTCCTGCGATAGCGATTTTCATTTACAAAACTCCTTTTTCCCTATCCTTTCATCTACTTTCATACAGCGTTCCTTTCCCTCCGTAAGAGACCGGGAACAGCTCGCGTTTTCCCGGTATGTACAGGGCGGCCAGGTACTCCTCGAAAAACTCCGAGTCTACCATCAGGTCCACGTAGGCTATTTTCCTGGCGATCTCTTCAGCCACGACTCTCTGGCTCCGGGAAACCAGCGTGGCATAAGCGCCCGAGAGCGATCCGTTGCCGATCGGGTGAACCTCCGCACGGGGAAACTCC harbors:
- a CDS encoding ATP-binding protein yields the protein MKIAIAGKGGVGKTVLASSIAWALARAGYTTLAIDADEAPNLALSLGLTRWEAAEIRPVLENEELIRSKTGTDYAGVYNLNFTVDDVVRDFSVRTPAGVHLLVMGTVKAAGSGCACPANSLLQALLRHLVVERDEAVVLDLEAGVEHLGRKTAESVDCMLVVSDVNQKSLLTARAIARLARETGIPKVRLVGNRVENGAQHEIIRAFAREEELPLLGIVPYDSAVVQAGILGSSTLTLRDSCAARAIDKLTGLLIQASETSETKAVQEGGKA